The following nucleotide sequence is from Haloarcula pelagica.
TGCCGGCTTGGCGGTGATTCTCCCACTGATATTCGCCTTCTTCCAGCTCAAGTACGCCGAATCACCGCACACCAGCGGCGGCAACGACTGATTCGGATTCATTCCTCTTCGGCGTACAGACCCATGAACTCCCAGTGAAAGTGTGTCTCACCGTTGGGTCGTTTCTCGCGTCGTACCTCGTAGACGTACGGGCCATGCGGACAGTCTGCACAGCCATCGGTACAGGGCTGCCGTTTTATGACGGTGAACCGGTCACCGTCGCCGTGGACCTCGACGATCTCTTCACCCGGTAGCGGCTCAATCTGCTCGGTCGGCTTATGATGGTACTGTAATAGCTCCTGTGCGTACATCACACTCTCCCGGAGGTCGTGAACAGAAGCGTCCTGTAGGTCAGCCGTGAGATGGTCGGGGAGGTCAGCCGGCGGTCTTGGGAGGTTATTCTCTCTATCCATGCAGACAAACACGCGCTCCATGATACTATAACTCCCGAAACGAGAACATGTTAACAGAGGCTTAGGTGTTGTTTTGGGTCGCGTCTTTAGGGGCTACCCACATGAAACGACAGAGAAATCGTGTGGCGCTGAGAGAGGCAGGCCTAATTGGTCGACTGCTACGATTCGGGCTGAATATAGGGGATTTTCTCCTCTATCACACGTCGTTCGAAGTAGAGCGCTTCTACTGCTAGAATTGCCACAGCTATTAGCAGTACCGCGTAGAATGTCCCACGCTCAGCTACGTACAGGTGATAGAACATGAGTATGAAGAACCCGATAGTACCGACGACACCAACAGCGGGGGGAACTGGGTGTATCTGATCCGAGTCCCGACGAGAGAATGCCAGTGCACTCATCGAACCGAAAACGACGATGAAAGCAAGCGATGCAAACGAGGTTATCGCTTCGAGGCTCCCGTAAATCGTGAACACGACCGTCACGAGACCGAGCAAAAGCAACGTACGGCTCGGCACACCGCTCACGCTCGAATCACCGACGCGATCCGGCAGGAGGTCGTCCGATAGCATCCCCTTCGCGAAGTACCCCGCAGAGAAGAGGGTCGCGTTGATCGCTGACCCAGTTGAGAAGAGCGCGGAGACGGACAACACCACGCCGCCAACAGCGGCCAGTCCGACCACGCCGGCGATAGTCGACGCGGCTTCGGTCAGGGCCGTATGGGGATGGGCCTGCAGTGCCAGCGGGGCAAGCGCGAACGTCGCGACCGCGACGACGACGTAGATGAACACGGCGACAGGGATTGCGATGTAGATGGCCGTCGGAATCTGGTCGAGGGGGTCGTCCATACTCTCCTGATCGTAGAAGAGCAACTGCCATCCCTGAAAGGCGACAAAGGAGATCGCCGCCGCCATAATCGGGCTCACTGTGGTGAACTGGTCGGTCCCGAACTGCACCGGCTCGGTCGAGATAGTGACGGCATAGAGGACGCCACCGATGCCGAGAGCGACCAAGATGACGACTTTGACACTGACGAGTACGTTCTCCGTAGAGCCAGTGGCACGTGTACCGAGCAGATTCAACCCGACGAAACCCGCGACAGCAAGGGCCGAGATAATCGGTCGAAGCGGCAGGCCAGCCACTGCGGCCGGAACGAGGGGGAGTGCCACTGCGAACTCCCCGAAGGCGAACGCATACATCGCCATCGACCCGATGTATCCGACCAGTAACGTCCAGCCGACCATCCCGGCGATGTCCGAGTTTCCGGTAAACGACTGGACGAACGTCACTGAGCCACCGCCCTGTCCGTCTTGGTCTGCAACGAGTTCGTTGAGGCCGATATACGAGTAGGCCGCGGACAGCGCGACAATCCCGGCGAGAACGAACGCAAACCACGTCGCTGCGCCCGTAATCTGTGTCACGACGCCCAGGACGGCGTAGATACCGCCACCGATCATGCCACCGAGTGCTATCGAGATAGCCTCGGTGAGGCTAAAGCCTCCGTCACTCATGCAGCGTCATCTTCTCGTTCGAGTCGGGTATATCTGTTCAACAGGTAGGTGGGCCAGCCCGACATTACCCGAACAGCTGGCGCATCATGGGGTGCATCTCCATGAGCTGCTCTTCGGCTATCTCCTCGTACAGTTTGTACGTGATGGAGACCGTCAGCAGCAGGCCCGTCCCTCCGACGCCGCCGATGGTACCGAGCATATTCGCGAGTACGGCAAGGACACCAACTGCGCTCCGCCCAGCACGGTGACCTGTGGGATGTATCGTTCAAGGACCTTCTCGATGACACCGACGTTCTGACGGAAGCCGGGAATCTGCATCCCCGAATTGTGAATCTGCTGTGCCGTCGACGCGGGACCCATGTCGGCCGTCTCGACCCAGAAGACGGCGAAGATAGCGCCACCGACAATCATAAACGTGAGGTCGATACCCATCCGAAGCAGCACTTTCCAGACGGGTTGGGTCACGCCACCGATGAACCACATCCAGTCTCGGGGGACTGGATAGGTGCGAGATAGTAGAACAGCCCGCTGACCGGCTGCCCGTTCGCGTAGACGCCCAGCCACGCGGGCATACTTGTCAACTGCGCTCGTAAGATGCGCCCGAGGAACTGGATATTGGCCTGTATCGCGCGGACAAATATCATCGGCAAAACGCTGGCGTAGATGAGTTTCACCGGAAATCTCCCACGCGCACCCTTGACCCGTGCGTTGGAAAGCGGGATTTCGACGCGTACGGACTCAGCGTAGACGACGACGGCGAATATGAGGAGCGTCGTGAACAGTTGGAGCAACTGGCCTTGTGTGAACAGGAGCACCTGGAGTCCATCGGGGCTGAACACAGAGCCGATGGGGATCTCGCCTGTCGCCATCTGAATCCATGTGGGAATGATGCCGAGTTGCTGACCACCGATAGCCGGATGTGTGAGAAGTCCGCCGACGAGACGCTGGCTGATACCAGCGACGATGAACAGGCCGATACCGGAGCCAACGCCCCACTTGGAGATGACCTCGTCCATGAAGAGGATGAGGACGCCGCCGGCGAACATCTGTGCGAAGATTAGCCACTGGACGGTGAACGTCCCGACGCCAAGGGACTGGGCCACTTGCGTATCCACCGGTAGGAAGTTCCCGGCAAAGACCATCGGCAAGCCGGTGAAGCAAATCATCACCAGCACCAGCAACTTCTGCAGGCCCTGGTAGAGAATCTGGTCGCGCGGGTCGTTCTGCGTATCGAGACCGAGGAGATTCGCGCCACCGAGCAGCTGCAAGACGATGCTCGCAGTGACGATGGGACCGATACCGAGTTGCAGCACCGATCCCTGACCGGACGCGAGAATCGAGCTAAAGCGGCCGAACACGGCCTGGTCACGGGTGATATCGAGCCCGAACAACATCACGTTCGTCAGGAAGAAATAGAGGACGAGTACGCCGGCCGTCCAGGCGAGTTTCCGCTTGAAAGGTATGTGTCGCTCCGGCTTGCGGACGGCTGGCATCCGGACCAAGACGGGTTCCGCGACATCTTTCCAGCTCATCGCTGTCCTCCAGCTAACGGCCAGGAGACGATACCAAACTCACAGCTGTACCGGCGGCGAGCAGTATGGGTCATGCTTGTGGTTTCCTCCACGCCGGGGTGGGCACAGACAGCGCTCCCCAGTGGCGCGTTCGTATCGCTGCCGATGACCACGACTGACGTGTTGGTTGTAGCCAACTCTGGCGTGGGCTTTCAAATGTCTACTGGTTCAGGGAAGTCCGGGTTCGCCGTTGCATCTACCGTTTCGAGGCGACGGCGTCGACCTGCCCGATCAAACACCGCGATTGAATCCTCGTCCCATGGTGGCACTGCCACGAAGACGACTTCGTGTAAGTCGTCACGCTTGGTCACCTCTAGAGCTGAGCGGGGGTGGGAGAGAAATCGTCCTTGTGTGCGCTGCGGTGGGGTTTCCAGGTCTATACCGAAAACGGAGCTCACCGAGTTCGGCTGTTCGGGGAGATAGAGATCTGAAAACACTGGGGTCTGATCATGAACATCATCACAGGATGTGAGTTCGCCAGCGGGTGTGACCGCGAGACCGAATGAGACCCTGTCCGGTTCTGCCTCAGCGGCAAATGAAAGGAGTGTCTCCTGTAGCGGTTCGGTAATGTACACCGTTGCGTGAGCTCGGGTAGAAGGGGTGTCACGGTCTCCCGGTGTGAGGACCGATTCACCGAGCAGCGCGACACTGCCAGTAAGCACGCCGATGATCTCCAAGTTCTTATCAGTATACAGCCCCCATCCAGAGACACCGAACCTTGGGTGCGTGTCTGCCAGTGCACCCACTGCGCCCAGAATTAGGAGGGTAATTCCGATGGTGAATACGACAAGCGATACCGGTGACTGGAGACGCTGGCGTAGCGGAGTCATCCACTCATCACCGCGTCGGCGTCTCGCTAATCAGTTTCGCCTTCGTGCTATCGAGCATTTTTGACAATCACTTAGCCCCTGTTAATTGGACGGTGAGTGGGACAACTGAATATCGAGCGCCTTCTGAATGATCTGACGCGCTACCATCGAACAGAGAAAGTACCAGACAATCCAGGTCGTCATAGGTCCGAGCAGCGGCTCTTGCCAACCGACCGCACCGGCGATGGGAACGACCAGCCCGGTCTCATTGGGGCCGAGGTGACCACCGCGGACCTTCCACCTGAGCCAGAGGAACACCGGGATAGTAAGGAGCATTATCCAGACCATCGGCCGGAATTGCAGTTTGAACATCCCGAGTTGGTCACCGACAGCTTCCATCTGTTCTGCTTGGATGTCTTCGACCACATCGTCGTCTCCGCGTTCCTTGGCAGCTTCCTTGCGTTCTTTCAATTCGGTTATCCGCTCCTGATACGCCCGCATTGTCTCGGTGTCTTGCAGCCGAGCCTGCAACATGGTCGAATACAGTCCGGTAACGACTGAGAGTACGATGACGACGGCGAAGAACGGCAGTGCGTCAGTGACTGGCGCGAGAAGTAGATCGTCGAACGACGCGATCATATCTCTGATGCCAGTGTTCCAGTAGCCGGCAAAGAGAAAGAGGGTCGCCAGTCCGGCCGCTTTGTCGTACCACGCCCACGGTTCGACATCTATGTCATTCGCCTCCGCAGTTGCCTCGGCCGATTCAGTCTGTCGGAGTATCTCCCCTACCCTGTCGGGATTAGCGACGCTGAATCCAGCACCGTCACTGACGAGGAGCCCGTCCCGGATGAGACGCCCCCATTCTTCACTGGACAGCGTATCGCTTACGTCCCGCCATTGTAGTGATTCGCTTCCGTCGTCACTGCGCTCGAACACCGTCGTGATAGCTTCACGCATCGCTGGGTCCTCGAGCACTGAGGCTACCCGTTGGTCTGGCATTCGCGTACCTGAATCTACGAGTAAGTCGTTATCAACCCTTCCGTTTTGCCGTCGCCACTCGGGAGCGGCTACGCCACCCGCTTTGTACGGACTGCTAACAATGGCTTTGTGGTTGTCACTGTACGCCAGACCTGGAGCTACTCCAGCAGCGTCTGTGCATTCAGATGTCGATATCGAGCACTTCCTCGGTCTGACAGTCCGGGCACGTGAGCTGGTACTGAATGTGTCCAGACCGGTGGTCCGTCTCGACGTGCGTCCGCCAATCACTGTGGAGGACTGTGTCGTGGAACCCACAGTTGCTACACGTCTGCTCTTTGTGCAGGAGACTCTGCGTGAACGCATCGACGCCCCGCTGGTGGGCCTCGGTAAACTTGCTCATCGCGTTTGCTGGGTAGAGCGACTGAAAATATAAATCTGGCGAGAACGTGTTACACGGTATCACGAGTCGAGAAGGCCACACAATGGGCCAACGTTACGCCTTGGGTTCGGCCCGATGAGAGACAACATCCCAATCCGAGGGAGAGAGTTCGTTCGCCTCGAAACCGTCGTGTTCCGGATAGGCGGTCAAGACGAGATACGTCACCCGGCCGGCGGTATACTCGACGAACGTGGCGATGTTGTCGCTGGCGAGACTTCCCAACCCATCAAGGAGTAACACCGGAACGCGCTCACCCACGTCGTAGGCCTCGTGACCGGCCAGTGCGACGACGAACCCCAACAACTCCCGTTCGCCCTCACTGAGGGCATCGAGCGTCGTCTCGCGCCCGTCGCGAGCGACGACGAGGTCGAACGTGCTGGTCAGGCGAGCCATCTCGAAGCCGGTATCGAATCGCTCGAACAGCTCTCCGAGCGCCGCCGAGAACGACTCCCGGAGTTCGCGTTTGACCTCGTCTTTGCGGTTTCGGAGTGCAGCTATTTCATCTGTGAGGTCGTCGTACTCCTCACTGAGCATCTGGCGTTGTTCGGCACGGGACTCGGCGTCGGCGAGTTCCTCACGTGCGTCTTCGAGTTCGGCTTCGGTGTATTTGATATCGCTCTCGATATCGGTGAGTCGGTCAGTTTCCGTCTCCACGGAGTCCGCAACGTCGTCGATGCGAGCCTCTAGGTCGGCCAACCGGTCACGGGCCCCAGCGAGGTCGTCGGTTTTCTCGGCGAGCGACGCTTCCAACTCGCCGATACGGTCGGTCAGGTCCGTTTCCCGTCGGCGAGCCGTGCGGACCTCGTCACGGCGAGTTTCGAGTTCTTCGACCCGCGTCTGGTATTCGGATTCCTCCTGTCGTAGCTCCGTGATTCGTGCGTCGAGTGCGTCGAGCTTATCTGTTATTTCGTCACGCTCTGTTTCCGTTCCACAGACCCAACATTCGACGCTGTCACCGAGGAGATCCCGAGACACGTCGGTCAGTAACTCGGTTCGGTCAGCGTCGAGTACCCGCTTGTTGGCCTCGAAGACGCCCT
It contains:
- a CDS encoding DUF106 domain-containing protein: MPDQRVASVLEDPAMREAITTVFERSDDGSESLQWRDVSDTLSSEEWGRLIRDGLLVSDGAGFSVANPDRVGEILRQTESAEATAEANDIDVEPWAWYDKAAGLATLFLFAGYWNTGIRDMIASFDDLLLAPVTDALPFFAVVIVLSVVTGLYSTMLQARLQDTETMRAYQERITELKERKEAAKERGDDDVVEDIQAEQMEAVGDQLGMFKLQFRPMVWIMLLTIPVFLWLRWKVRGGHLGPNETGLVVPIAGAVGWQEPLLGPMTTWIVWYFLCSMVARQIIQKALDIQLSHSPSN
- a CDS encoding archaea-specific SMC-related protein, with translation MTWQLTVENIAGIRTADEAIEPGVNAVRASNWQGKSSFLRGIKTALGTETPLTEGADHGLVELDTDDDTFEVRLERDGTAVRRRGNPYLSSEYDRICADLFAFLDENNAVRKAVRDDEPLEPLLTKPLDFEDIDSQIADLQSEREQVERELERADDAAERLPKLQERVTDLEADLEELRTERASLDAETSDTDTRAELSDLRAERERVQRRIDRLEQTVERVEDRLAENRTELSEHTVPDAGDIESELARVRDRLHALERDRELLQGVFEANKRVLDADRTELLTDVSRDLLGDSVECWVCGTETERDEITDKLDALDARITELRQEESEYQTRVEELETRRDEVRTARRRETDLTDRIGELEASLAEKTDDLAGARDRLADLEARIDDVADSVETETDRLTDIESDIKYTEAELEDAREELADAESRAEQRQMLSEEYDDLTDEIAALRNRKDEVKRELRESFSAALGELFERFDTGFEMARLTSTFDLVVARDGRETTLDALSEGERELLGFVVALAGHEAYDVGERVPVLLLDGLGSLASDNIATFVEYTAGRVTYLVLTAYPEHDGFEANELSPSDWDVVSHRAEPKA
- a CDS encoding APC family permease, producing the protein MSDGGFSLTEAISIALGGMIGGGIYAVLGVVTQITGAATWFAFVLAGIVALSAAYSYIGLNELVADQDGQGGGSVTFVQSFTGNSDIAGMVGWTLLVGYIGSMAMYAFAFGEFAVALPLVPAAVAGLPLRPIISALAVAGFVGLNLLGTRATGSTENVLVSVKVVILVALGIGGVLYAVTISTEPVQFGTDQFTTVSPIMAAAISFVAFQGWQLLFYDQESMDDPLDQIPTAIYIAIPVAVFIYVVVAVATFALAPLALQAHPHTALTEAASTIAGVVGLAAVGGVVLSVSALFSTGSAINATLFSAGYFAKGMLSDDLLPDRVGDSSVSGVPSRTLLLLGLVTVVFTIYGSLEAITSFASLAFIVVFGSMSALAFSRRDSDQIHPVPPAVGVVGTIGFFILMFYHLYVAERGTFYAVLLIAVAILAVEALYFERRVIEEKIPYIQPES